The genomic DNA TCCGCCAGGCACTCGACGCCAGCGGCATGCAGTACCGCCTCGCGGAAGGGGAGGGCGCGTTCTACGGGCCGAAGGTGGACTTCCACTTCCACGACGCCATCGGGCGGCTGTGGCAGCTCACCACCGTGCAGTGCGACTTCGCCCTGCCGGAACGGTTCGACATCGAGTACACGGGCGACGACAACGAGCGCCACCGCCCGGTGATGATCCACCGCGCCATCCTGGGCTCCGTGGAGCGGTTCGCCGGCGTGCTCATCGAGCACTACGCGGGCGCGTTCCCGCTGTGGCTCGCTCCGGAGCAGGTCCGCATCGTGCCGGTGGCCGAGCGGCACACCGAGCACGCACAGTCGGTCGCCACCGGCATGCGCGAGGCCGGGCTGCGCGTGTCGGTGGACGACAGCCGGGAGACCGTTCCGAAGAAGATCCGTGCGGCCCAGCTGATGCGGATCCCCTACACCCTGGTGGTGGGGGACAAGGAGATCGAGGCGGGGACGGTGGCCGTGCGCGACCGAGAGGGGAAGGAAGTGCGTGGCGTGCCCCTGGACACGTTCGTGGAGCGGGCGTCGGAGGAGGCCCGCACCCGCGCCCTCGAGTCCAGCCGGTTCTAGGGCGCCGAGGTGGACCGGCTGTGGAGCCCCTGGCGGATGGCCTACATCGAGGCGGCGCACGAGGAGCCCGAGGGCTGCCTGTTCTGCGAGCTCCTGGCCAAGGGCGACGACGAGTCCTCGTTCATCCTGGCCCGCGACGGCGCGGCGTTCGCGCTGCTGAACGCCTACCCCTACAACCCCGGACACCTGATGGTCGCGCCGACCCGCCACGTCGGGGAGATCGAGCAGCTCGACGAGGGCGAGCTCCTGGCCACCGGGCGGCTGGTGCAACGGGCCGTCGCAGCGCTTCGCGAGGAGATGAGCCCCCACGGGTTCAACCTCGGCGCCAACCTGGGGCGCGTGGCCGGCGCCGGCATCCCCGGCCACCTGCACTGGCACGTCGTCCCTCGCTGGAACGGCGACACCAACTTCATGCCGGTAGTGGGGGAGACGCGCGTCCTCCCCGAGTCCCTGGAGGACACCTACCGCAGACTCCGGCCCCGGTTCGCGAGCTCCTCGCGCTGACCGGAGGGCGTCAGCCCCGGCAGGCTCCCTGTTCGCTCTCGAACAGCACGACAATGTCGGCCCGCTTCAGCGTGGACGTCCCGACCGGCGACGTCCGCTTCCACTGGACGAGGAACTGGTGTCCCCGCACGGCCGAGGAGATGCCGGGGTCGGTCCAGGTGT from Actinomycetota bacterium includes the following:
- a CDS encoding HIT domain-containing protein, with product MDRLWSPWRMAYIEAAHEEPEGCLFCELLAKGDDESSFILARDGAAFALLNAYPYNPGHLMVAPTRHVGEIEQLDEGELLATGRLVQRAVAALREEMSPHGFNLGANLGRVAGAGIPGHLHWHVVPRWNGDTNFMPVVGETRVLPESLEDTYRRLRPRFASSSR